Proteins encoded by one window of Lathyrus oleraceus cultivar Zhongwan6 chromosome 1, CAAS_Psat_ZW6_1.0, whole genome shotgun sequence:
- the LOC127074652 gene encoding heat shock cognate 70 kDa protein, with protein sequence MKKKQEINCVVGIDLGTTYSCVAVWQEQHCRVEIIHNDQGNRTTPSFVAFTQNQRLIGDAAKNQAAANPQNTVFDAKRLIGRKFSDPIIQDDILLWPFKVIAGDNDKPMIMVKYKDQEKQLYAEEVSSMILTKMREIAETYLKSNVKNAVVTVPAYFNDAQRKSTIDAGVIAGLNVMRVMNEPTAAAVAYGLDKRTDYDGERNIFVFDLGGGTFDVSLLSIKGNVFKVKATAGNTHLGGEDFDNRMVKYFVQEFKKKNKVDISGNAKSLRRLRSACERAKRSLSFLVVATIEVDSLFQGIDFSSSINRAKFEEMNMDLFNECMKTVESCLTDAKMDKGRVDDVVLVGGSSRIPKVQQLLQDFFKGKELCMSINPDEAVAYGAAVQAALLSEDVKNVPKLVLQDVTPLSLGRLIHGDIMNVVIPKNTCIPVNRTRSYIRVQDNQTSDLIEVYEGERTRASDNNLLGSFTLSGIPPAPRGSHISNVCFAINENGILTVSANNNVSGVLNAITITSHRDRLSSEEIKKLIQEAEKYHIEDKKFLRKAEAVNALDDYIYKMTNTLKKKDINLKLSSQEIQQIEDAIAVAKNLVDENNKLVEIEVLEDHLEGLESRMNHIIAKTI encoded by the exons ATGAAGAAAAAACAGGAAATAAATTGTGTTGTGGGAATAGACCTTGGCACAACGTATTCATGTGTTGCAGTATGGCAGGAACAACACTGTCGAGTTGAGATCATTCACAACGATCAAGGCAATAGAACAACACCTTCTTTTGTTGCTTTCACCCAAAATCAGAGATTAATAGGTGATGCTGCTAAGAATCAAGCTGCTGCAAACCCTCAAAACACAGTCTTTG ATGCTAAGAGGTTAATTGGTAGGAAGTTTAGTGATCCTATTATTCAAGATGATATACTTTTATGGCCATTCAAGGTCATTGCTGGTGACAATGACAAACCCATGATCATGGTTAAGTACAAAGATCAGGAAAAGCAACTATATGCCGAAGAAGTATCATCTATGATACTCACCAAGATGCGAGAAATTGCTGAGACATATTTAAAATCAAATGTTAAGAATGCAGTTGTTACTGTGCCAGCTTATTTTAATGATGCTCAGCGAAAATCCACTATAGATGCTGGTGTTATTGCTGGCCTCAATGTTATGAGGGTAATGAATGAACCTACTGCTGCAGCTGTTGCGTATGGTCTTGACAAGAGGACTGATTATGATGGAGAACGgaatatttttgtgtttgatcTTGGTGGTGGCACTTTTGATGTGTCTCTACTATCTATTAAGGGTAATGTGTTTAAAGTTAAGGCAACTGCTGGAAACACTCACCTTGGAGGAGAAGACTTTGATAATAGAATGGTGAAGTACTTCGTACAAGAGTTCAAGAAAAAGAACAAAGTGGATATTAGTGGAAATGCCAAATCATTGAGAAGGTTGAGAAGTGCTTGTGAGAGGGCAAAAAGATCACTTTCTTTTCTTGTTGTTGCAACTATTGAAGTAGATTCTTTATTTCAAGGCATTGACTTTTCTTCATCCATCAATAGGGCTAAGTTTGAGGAAATGAATATGGACCTTTTCAATGAGTGTATGAAGACCGTTGAGAGTTGTCTTACCGATGCTAAGATGGATAAGGGAAGGGTAGATGATGTTGTTCTTGTTGGTGGATCTTCTAGAATTCCAAAAGTACAACAGCTATTACAAGACTTTTTTAAGGGAAAGGAGTTGTGCATGAGCATTAATCCTGATGAGGCTGTAGCTTATGGGGCAGCTGTTCAGGCCGCATTGTTGAGTGAAGATGTTAAGAATGTTCCAAAGTTGGTGCTGCAGGATGTTACACCTTTGTCTCTTGGCAGGTTAATACACGGAGATATCATGAATGTGGTGATTCCTAAGAACACTTGCATTCCTGTCAATAGGACAAGATCATATATTAGAGTTCAAGATAACCAAACCAGTGACTTGATTGAGGTTtatgagggtgagagaacaaGAGCCAGTGACAACAATTTGCTTGGTTCCTTTACTCTTTCTGGCATTCCCCCAGCTCCTCGCGGCAGCCATATCTCAAATGTTTGTTTTGCTATTAATGAAAATGGTATTTTGACTGTTTCAGCTAATAATAATGTTTCTGGAGTTTTGAACGCAATTACAATAACCAGTCACAGAGATAGATTGTCAAGTGaggaaattaaaaaattaattcaAGAAGCTGAGAAATACCATATTGAAGACAAGAAATTCCTAAGGAAGGCCGAAGCAGTGAATGCATTGGATGACTACATTTACAAAATGACGAACACTTTAAAGAAAAAGGATATTAATTTGAAGCTCTCCTCACAAGAGATCCAGCAGATTGAAGATGCAATTGCAGTGGCTAAAAACCTCGTTGACGAGAATAACAAGCTGGTTGAAATAGAAGTTCTGGAGGATCACCTAGAAGGGCTTGAGAGCAGGATGAACCACATTATAGCTAAGACTATTTAG